One stretch of Salvelinus sp. IW2-2015 unplaced genomic scaffold, ASM291031v2 Un_scaffold1140, whole genome shotgun sequence DNA includes these proteins:
- the LOC112069881 gene encoding probable ATP-dependent RNA helicase DDX28 yields MQSVKVGYSVLFTLISKHNYSSSGHFRALACSHATISSACGAHPMSTTAQPVVIRIPRHMQEQVENVKQVRGKNKVNTIKAGKLLIKSKNPELNQSAGYTLGKFEQPHLSSKGWKYNKSFGDYFTVNNTQRTPPFVTEIXDEEGDKLKEKSKPITFHNLHLCPDLVEALGKDNITRPTTVQLQTIPKLLKGYNILCAAETGSGKTLSYLLPVIHXLQAEKAADSESIETTPRIRSVIIVPSRELADQVSAVARRLCGPFGLMVKTVGGGRGVGNIKLAFTKGPPDVLVATPGALVKALRRRYLDLGELSFMVVDEADTMFDPSFSGMLESILAQTRVACDPSETRGPGPTRKAQLVVVGATFPGGVGEVLRQVTDLGSMVTIKSKNLHFLMPHVKQTFLKVRGADKLLELHQALKAVEQDKAGVLVFCNRASTVNWLGYSLEDMGLRHVRLQGEMPASLRAGIFHSFQKGQVDVLICTDIASRGLDTQRVCLVVNYDFPESHTDYIHRAGRVGRVGSMEDGEVLSFVTHPWDVELVQKIETAARRSTSLPGMESSIRKPEPKAAEEEEEEGLXY; encoded by the exons ATGCAGTCTGTGAAGGTCGGCTACTCAGTGTTGTTTACGTTGATATCAAAACACAACTACTCGTCCTCGGGTCATTTCAGAGCACTAGCATGTAGTCATGCTACAATCAGTTCAGCCTGTGGTGCCCATCCCATGTCAACCACAGCACAGCCTGTGGTCATTCGTATTCCCAGACACATGCAGGAGCAGGTAGAAAATGTGAAGCAGGTGAGAGGCAAGAACAAAGTCAACACCATCAAGGCTGGCAAGCTCCTAATCAAAAGCAAGAACCCAGAACTGAATCAGTCCGCAGGCTACACACTTGGGAAATTTGAGCAGCCCCATCTCTCCTCCAAAGGATGGAAATACAACAAATCATTTGGTGACTACTTCACYGTTAACAACACTCAGCGCACTCCACCCTTTGTCACTGAAATCCAMGATGAGGAGGGTGACAAACTCAAAGAGAAGAGTAAACCTATTACATTTCACAACCTTCACCTCTGCCCAGACTTAGTGGAGGCTTTGGGCAAGGACAACATAACTCGCCCTACGACCGTTCAACTACAAACCATCCCCAAGCTCCTGAAAGGCTACAACATCCTGTGCGCAGCTGAGACGGGRAGCGGCAAAACCCTGAGCTACCTGTTGCCTGTCATTCACKAACTACAGGCTGAGAAAGCAGCAGATTCCGAGTCTATAGAGACCACACCCAGGATTCGCTCTGTTATCATTGTCCCCTCTAGAGAACTTGCTGACCAGGTCTCAGCTGTGGCTAGGAGACTGTGTGGCCCATTTGGGCTTATGGTGAAGACAGTGGGAGGTGGGAGAGGTGTGGGCAACATCAAGCTGGCCTTCACCAAGGGTCCCCCGGATGTGTtggtggccacacctggtgcccTCGTCAAGGCCCTGCGGAGACGCTACCTAGACCTGGGGGAGCTGAGCTTCATGGTGGTGGACGAGGCAGACACCATGTTTGATCCCAGCTTCTCTGGCATGCTGGAGAGCATCCTGGCCCAGACCCGCGTGGCCTGTGACCCCTCAGAGACCCGGGGCCCCGGCCCCACCCGCAAGGCCcagctggtggtggtgggggccaCGTTCCCCGGTGGGGTCGGAGAGGTTCTCAGRCAG GTGACGGACCTGGGCAGCATGGTGACCATCAAGAGCAAGAATCTTCACTTCCTCATGCCACATGTAAAACAGACCTTCCTGAAG GTGAGGGGAGCTGACAAGCTTCTGGAGCTCCACCAGGCCCTGAAGGCAGTAGAGCAGGACAAGGCTGGGGTGTTGGTGTTCTGTAACCGGGCTTCTACAGTCAACTGGCTGGGCTACTCCCTGGAGGACATGGGGCTGAGACACGTCCGACTGCAGGGGGAGATGCCTGCCTCCCTCCGGGCTGGAATCTTCCACTCCTTCCAGAAGGGACAG GTGGACGTGCTGATCTGTACCGACATCGCTTCCCGAGGACTGGACACCCAGAGGGTCTGTCTGGTGGTCAACTACGACTTCCCAGAATCCCACACGGACTACATCCACCGGGCGGGGCGGGTGGGCCGGGTAGGGAGTATGGAGGATGGGGAGGTGCTCAGCTTCGTCACCCACCCCTGGGACGTGGAGCTGGTGCAGAAGATTGAGACGGCTGCCCGGAGGAGYACAAGTCTGCCTGGgatggagtcctccatcaggAAGCCTGAGCCCAAAGCagccgaagaggaggaggaagaggggttgCRCTACTAG